The following is a genomic window from Oncorhynchus kisutch isolate 150728-3 linkage group LG6, Okis_V2, whole genome shotgun sequence.
GTTGCCTACAACAGAAGCCTATCAATTATGAAGGCTACGATGATTTGAGGTTAAATAATATCAAATATACCAAGTAAAGAAAACTATAGCCAACTTTCGAATCAGCTTtagataaaataaatgtaaatatatttatgatatatatatatcacacacaactactccacaaatgtcATTATTAGGCTTCGCCAGTGATCTATTCAGTAGATCACTTTACAGTCACAGAATTATGATGATTTAAGATGATCTGAATAGATTTAGTGGAACAGGTATGTAATTATGCTTAACAGGACCTTCATTGCAATAGTTTGTTGAAACTTTCATTGCTGTTTCAATACGTAATTTCGTTCCCTTTGTATATCTGACTGAAATGTAGAATGACATCCGCTAAAAGGTTTAGAGAAGAACCAGTTCAGCCTTCGTTTAGGGATGTACTGCAGCTAGGTTAATTAACAGTTCGATCTATACAGGGAACCAATTGTAAATGAACAGAGGGAATAGCAGTAGGGCGCGGACTATTATTAACTTGCAAACTAGGCTTGTTCTCTTACAAATGTCCTTGAGGCAATTCGATTCCTGAAAGATATAACGTCTGATCGTTAACTGAAAATGTTAAGCCGTTTTGTTTTAGTCAAATCAAAAATTAACAAAGCAATCAATACAGGTCATTGCGGGGATTTTTCCAGATATTGATACGGTGTGTTATATAACACTATGTTAACCTACATGTAGGCTAACACTGATTTAGTCTGATGAAGCGACTCCAGTTCCAGTCATTGGGTCAGGACAGGGATAATTAATAAATATAAGGCTAAAATGTTATTGTTTTTTCCTCCCAATTCTAAAGAAAGCTTTTATTTAAGAAATACGAATATAGATCTTATAATTAACCGTTTAACCTTTAGACTGACAGGAGTCCACTTTGATTATTATATTGTAAACATTTTCAAAAGAGATCGACATGTCTGTCTAGCACTTAGTACATCATGGTTCTTATTCAAGAGTCATGTGGGGTTGTTGTGCAAGTAGCTCCAGTTTAACTGGAAAAATGTAATggggttacataacattgtgttgTAACTGGTCTTGCATAACAATTAAATCCCCCTCTCCATTTCTTCTTCCTCTTTTGAACGCTAGGTGGGGCTATTGAAACAATTTACCACCATACCATTCCACGACACTGGATTTTGAGACACTATCTGAAGAACAGTAAATCTCAACACAGCAAAACCATGAGTGTGACCAGTGAGATGTTTGAAGAAGATTCTCAAGACATGAGGGAGCAGAGCGGTGGGGAGTccagtgctacacctggtgggaCCCTGTCCTTCACAGACGAGGCCGTGTCCATCCTGACCTCCAGCAGCCTGCTGGCCCGCTCTCTGCTCGGACGCACCTCTGCTCTGAAGCGCACCAATGACCCGCCCGCCTCTGGGAACACCCTCAGACGGAAGCGTGAGTTCATACCCAGTGAGAAGAAGGATGACGGCTATTGGGACAAGCGCAAGAAGAACAACGAGGCGGCCAAGCGCTCCAGGGAGAAGCGCCGCGTCAACGACATGGTGGTGGAGAATCGCGTGCTGGCGCTGCTGGAGGAGAACGCACGTCTCAGGGCCGAGCTGCTGGCTCTCAAGTTCCGCTTCGGCCTGGTCAAAGATCCCTCCAACACACCCATCCTGCCCCTCCCTGCAGCCCCCTGTGCTCCACAGACCTTGGTGCCACACTACTATCTGAACAGTGGACCAGGGAGCCACCCTGCTGCCCCCGGGGGCCAGTTCAGCATGCAAGGCTCCAGGGACGCTGGCAGCATGTCAGAGGACTCTGGGTTCTCCACCCCTGGCAGCTCCAGTTTAGGGAGCCCCCTCTCCTTTGAGGACCGACTGAGTGATCATGGCAAACTGTCCCCACACAGAGCAGAGGAGCTGGGCTACGAGCTCCACCACTCCCCTGCAGAGGCCCAGGTGCACCACAGTGGACACTTCCCTGAGGGGCTCTCCAGAGTGATGATGGGGAAAGTGGAGTCTGGGGAGGGCATAAAAAACTTTCCTCACAAAATGCGCTTCAAGATCCTCAGCAGTGGAGAGGACAACAGGCACAGCCCCATACAGTCAATGGGAGCAAGAGACGGTCCCCGGGAGGCAGTCAACGGACACATCATGTTGGGTGGAGCTGAGGGGGCAGGAGTCTGGCCACATaagcaggagggagaggagacccggaGGGGGCGACAACAGCAAGAGTCCACGCAGTATGGCCAACCTACACCCCTACAGGACCAGACAGAGTCTCATTATTATACAGAGAACAATGTCCTCAAGTCCCACCTCAGCTCCCTCAGTGAAGAGGTGGCCCAGCTCAAGAAACTGTTCTCAGAGCAGCTGCTGGCTAAAGTGAACTGAGCCCAGGACTGGGTGAGTGGATGTCCCATCCCAGAAGAGGAAGCTCAATCTGAGCTCGCATACTAACTtaacataagcacacacacatggTGAAAATGAGAAACAGAGACTCTAAACACAACAGTACCTTGGCACACTGAGCTGCTACGGTGACAAACCAATGCCCTGGGCCAACTGGACTATGATCCACCCCATATCCTCAATTCAAACTATTTACCTTTATAtttatgagtgtgtgtatttTTACCCTCTAATTTTGAGTTG
Proteins encoded in this region:
- the LOC109887654 gene encoding uncharacterized protein LOC109887654, coding for MSVTSEMFEEDSQDMREQSGGESSATPGGTLSFTDEAVSILTSSSLLARSLLGRTSALKRTNDPPASGNTLRRKREFIPSEKKDDGYWDKRKKNNEAAKRSREKRRVNDMVVENRVLALLEENARLRAELLALKFRFGLVKDPSNTPILPLPAAPCAPQTLVPHYYLNSGPGSHPAAPGGQFSMQGSRDAGSMSEDSGFSTPGSSSLGSPLSFEDRLSDHGKLSPHRAEELGYELHHSPAEAQVHHSGHFPEGLSRVMMGKVESGEGIKNFPHKMRFKILSSGEDNRHSPIQSMGARDGPREAVNGHIMLGGAEGAGVWPHKQEGEETRRGRQQQESTQYGQPTPLQDQTESHYYTENNVLKSHLSSLSEEVAQLKKLFSEQLLAKVN